The following are encoded together in the Babylonia areolata isolate BAREFJ2019XMU chromosome 30, ASM4173473v1, whole genome shotgun sequence genome:
- the LOC143275271 gene encoding DNA replication licensing factor mcm7-like yields MPPRDYAAEKEKISSFLKEYYLDGDDGGKNFVYGQQLSKLAHREQVAMYIDVDHVQDYDPDLADAIVENTRRYVSIFSDAVQDLLPDYKQKEIVGKDTLDVYIEHRLLMERRNHPDGQEITRDPRNKYPPELMRRFELYFKTSGNQKPLAIREVKAESIGHLVSVKGIVTRATEVKPMMTVATYTCDTCGNETYQPISSAAFMPLLMCPSQACTTNRSGGRLYLQTRGSKFVKFQELKIQEHSDQVPVGNIPRSMTVLCRGEVTRQAQPGDHVGIAGIFLPMLRQGFRQMAQGLMSDTFLEAHRITKMNKTEDDELDDGGLSEEELRQVAEDDFYDKLASSIAPEIYGHEDVKKALLLLLVGGVDKSPKGMRIRGNINICLMGDPGVAKSQLLSYIDRLAHRSQYTTGRGSSGVGLTAAVMKDPVTGEMTLEGGALVLADRGVCCIDEFDKMMDADRTAIHEVMEQQTISIAKAGIMTSLNARVSILAAANPAYGRYNPKKSVEQNIQLPAALLSRFDLLWLIQDKADRENDLRLAQHITYVHQHNVHPPLQFQPLDMRLMRRYIALCRSKNPTVPEGLADYITGAYVELRKEARNNKDMTFTSPRTLLAILRLATALARLRLGGTVEKDDVNEAMRLMEMSRDSLNTQHDAHTRTQNVTDQIYAVIREMAPEKGGGKSIKMSDVNEQCLSKGFKPDQIEACIEEYEELNVWQVNSAKTRLTFI; encoded by the exons AAAAGATCTCCTCATTTCTGAAGGAATATTACCTGGATGGAGATGATGGCGGCAAAAACTTTGTGTACGGTCAGCAGCTG TCCAAGCTGGCGCACCGAGAACAAGTGGCAATGTACATCGATGTGGATCATGTGCAAGACTATGACCCTGACCTTGCCGACGCCATTGTGGAGAACACCAGACGCTACGTTTCTATTTTTAGCGACGCAGTGCAGGATTTGCTTCCGGACTACAAACAGAAAGAG ATTGTGGGCAAAGACACTCTGGACGTGTACATCGAACATCGTTTGCTGATGGAGCGTAGGAATCACCCTGACGGACAGGAAATCACCCGTGACCCCCGCAACAAGTACCCGCCAGAGCTGATGAGGCGATT TGAACTGTACTTCAAGACGTCCGGTAACCAGAAGCCGCTGGCCATCCGGGAGGTTAAGGCAGAGAGCATTGGTCACCTGGTCAGTGTGAAGGGCATTGTGACCAGGGCCACTGAGGTCAAACCCATGATGACTGTGGCCACCTACACCTGTGACACCTGTGGGAACGAAACCTACCAGCCA ATCAGCTCCGCGGCCTTCATGCCTCTCCTGATGTGCCCCAGTCAGGCGTGCACCACCAACCGCTCAGGTGGGCGGCTGTACCTGCAGACACGCGGCTCCAAGTTCGTTAAGTTCCAGGAGCTGAAGATACAGGAGCAT agcgACCAAGTGCCGGTGGGCAACATCCCCAGATCAATGACGGTGCTGTGTCGAGGGGAGGTAACCCGTCAGGCTCAGCCAGGTGACCATGTCGGCATCGCTGGT ATCTTCCTACCCATGCTGAGACAGGGCTTTCGTCAGATGGCTCAGGGGTTGATGTCGGACACTTTCCTGGAAGCACAT AGGATCACCAAGATGAACAAGACGGAGGACGACGAGTTGGACGACGGGGGTCTGTCGGAGGAGGAGCTCAGACAGGTGGCAG AGGACGATTTCTACGACAAACTGGCCAGCAGCATTGCGCCAGAGATCTACGGTCATGAGGACGTGAAGAAAGCTCTGCTCCTGCtgctggtggggggtgtggaCAAGTCGCCCAAGGGCATGAGGATCAGGG GGAACATCAACATCTGTCTGATGGGTGACCCAGGTGTGGCAAAGTCCCAGCTTCTGTCCTACATCGATCGGCTGGCACACAGAA GTCAGTACACGACGGGTCGGGGGTCATCCGGCGTGGGTCTGACGGCGGCGGTGATGAAGGACCCGGTGACAGGGGAGATGACTCTGGAGGGGGGAGCGCTGGTGCTGGCCGACCGCGGGGTGTGCTGCATCGACGAGTTCGACAAGATGATGGACGCCGACCGCACCGCCATTCATGAGGTCATGGAGCAGCAGACCATCTCCATCGCCAAG gcaggaatcatgaccagCCTCAACGCCCGCGTGTCCATCCTGGCTGCGGCCAACCCGGCCTACGGTCGCTACAACCCCAAGAAGTCTGTGGAGCAGAACATCCAGCTTCCGGCCGCCCTTCTGTCGCGATTCGACCTCCTCTGGCTGATTCAGGACAAGGCTGACCGTGAGAACGACctgag ACTGGCCCAGCACATCACGTACGTTCACCAGCACAATGTCCACCCCCCACTGCAGTTCCAGCCTCTGGACATGCGACTCATGAG ACGTTACATCGCGCTTTGCCGGAGCAAGAACCCCACAGTCCCGGAAGGCTTGGCGGACTACATCACAGGGGCGTATGTGGAGCTGCGTAAAGAGGCACGCAACAACAAGGACATGACCTTCACCAGTCCCCGAACTCTGCTGGCCATCCTGAGACTGGCCACTGCTctg GCTCGTTTGCGGCTGGGAGGGACGGTGGAGAAGGACGATGTGAACGAGGCGATGCGTCTGATGGAGATGTCCCGGGACTCCCTCAACACACAGCACGACGCCCACACCAG GACGCAGAACGTGACGGACCAGATCTACGCCGTGATCCGAGAGATGGCCCCGGAGAAGGGCGGTGGGAAGTCGATCAAGATGAGCGACGTCAACGAGCAGTGCCTGTCCAAGGGTTTCAAACCTGACCAGATCGAGGCCTGCATCGAGGAGTACGAGGAGCTCAACGTTTGGCAGGTCAACAGCGCTAAGACTCGCCTCACCTTCATCTGA